AATCCTAGCACCTTCAACACCTCTTCCGTTTTAATTGTAAATGCTTACATTTCTCAGGGAACCTTGTAGAAATTTGTAAACACACACCCAGTTTAACACTTCGTTTCCCTAAAGAACATCCTAAAAAAATACTATTTTAAATATTTTGACTTCAGAAGATTCAGCGCTCCCTTCTTAAGTACGTCACCCTAAAATCGGACAGGGCTGATACATATAGCTTATTCGCTGGTTTTTATAAAATTCCATTATGGCTGGCTAGCAATTGAAGAAAGAACAAAAAGCGCAAGCGCCTCGTTCAGCCCCGACAAGCGCTGGAGGGCCGACCAGTGAAGTCGTTCTTTGATTTCATTGGGCGGACCGAAATCGAAAGGTATAGCCGACTGCTCAGAAACGCAGAAACTGGAGACTCCGACAAAGAAGCGCTTTTTGCTTCTGCCGGCGGAGTTGAAGTTTCGGAGTTTCTAGGAGGCGACACTAGACAAGCGACTCGAGGGGCTAGGCGCTGGAGCTGGATTAAGAAAACTACATTGAGTTATCCACAACTCAATACCTTTATAAATTCCTTAACCACAAAAAAAACCTGCATTCCTGCAGGCTCAATACTATCTTACAAAGCATTGACCTTTGAATTTCTTGAGCAGCGGTCCAACCGTGAATACTTGACGATCCCCATGACGGCTCCGGCTATCTCCACTACTTCGCCGTCGTTCATAACAGGCATGAGCGATATCGCATACGTATTTCCACCGATTTCGATTTCAAAAACAATCTTCTCATTATTTTTCCAGACACAATCATAATATCTTTCAATTCTCCCCGCCTTTTCCGGCAGGAATTCACCCAGGGTCCTGCCATTAATTTCGTTAGGAGTGAAGCCAAGATCATCGAGAAGCCCACCTCCGACAATGTGGTGGATGAAATCATTGCCCTGTTTTGACAGCTTGAAAATGATTCCATAATGGCTCTGGATCATCTCCTCCGTCTGCCGCCACATTTTTTCATGAGGATCTTTCAGAAAGCTATCGTCCGCAATCGTCGAGAAGTAAAACCCCCTCATGATAAAAAAGTAGCCAAGCGCCTTGTACAGATGACCGGTGAAATTGTCGATATCATAAACGCTCTGGTAAATAGTGAAAACGAGTTCAGACAAAAACAGAAACGTGAATGCCAGCGCTACATATAGATGCTGGCCCTTCTTGCCTTCATTGTAAAAGTAAAGTGAAATGACAATTGAGATGAAGTGCAGGAAACTGACACCGTATTCTATGAGATTTTTCAAGATGGTTGTCCCTTCACCTTCAATGACGAGCAGCGGAAGGCTCTGTTCATACCTGAAAATCACGAACATAATGACTCCGATGACTGCAGTGCAAACTGCCAGACAGATGCGCCTTGGATCCCGCTGCAGCTTCTGTTCGGGCAGGACGAGGACCAGCACGATCAATAATGACTCAATGCTCCGGGCCGAAACCCAGAACCATGTTGCCTTCGCGATGGAACTTTCAGTTATAAAAAAGGGCATTCCCTGGAATGTGAGTGTATGCAATAAATCGAGCATTCCGACAATGAAAAACAAAAGGCTCAGCATCAGGATTTTTCTGGACTGCGAGAAGCCGAACGCTTTCCAGCCATATGAGAAAATCGAAAAGGAAACGGCAATACTGAAAAATTCCAAAATCGTATGAATGGCAATATAATTTTCAGGGTTCAAATAGGACGAAAGGTCGGCATGATAGAGATGGATCACCATCAAAAGCATGACCGCAGCTACAATAAATACAAGAAACCTTCCCTCCGACATGCTCTTCTCCATTTTGCTCACCTGCTTAGGGAGTATATAGTTACCTATATTATAAGCACCATGCAGTACCCCTGCTCAGCTTACATTTATCCGTTTTGTGAATATTGACAATTCAGGAAAGATACACATATGGGTTTTGCTATTTTTCTTTTATTAGGTAAAGTGGTAGTTAGAAAGTTTATAAGGACGTGTAATAAATGAAAATAAATGATTTACTGCCTCGTTTTACCATGCCCGTCATGAGAGGTATTGCTCTAACTCTGGCGCTCGCGCTGGCTGCCCGGTTAATTGCCGGCCTTCCATTCTTTTCGATCATGGGCCAGCTTGTCATTGCCATCATGCTGGGAATGATCTGGCGGGCGTCTGTTGGAGTGAACGGCGGCCTTTTGGAAGGTGCTTC
This window of the Mesobacillus jeotgali genome carries:
- a CDS encoding MASE3 domain-containing protein codes for the protein MEKSMSEGRFLVFIVAAVMLLMVIHLYHADLSSYLNPENYIAIHTILEFFSIAVSFSIFSYGWKAFGFSQSRKILMLSLLFFIVGMLDLLHTLTFQGMPFFITESSIAKATWFWVSARSIESLLIVLVLVLPEQKLQRDPRRICLAVCTAVIGVIMFVIFRYEQSLPLLVIEGEGTTILKNLIEYGVSFLHFISIVISLYFYNEGKKGQHLYVALAFTFLFLSELVFTIYQSVYDIDNFTGHLYKALGYFFIMRGFYFSTIADDSFLKDPHEKMWRQTEEMIQSHYGIIFKLSKQGNDFIHHIVGGGLLDDLGFTPNEINGRTLGEFLPEKAGRIERYYDCVWKNNEKIVFEIEIGGNTYAISLMPVMNDGEVVEIAGAVMGIVKYSRLDRCSRNSKVNAL